The Coffea arabica cultivar ET-39 chromosome 9e, Coffea Arabica ET-39 HiFi, whole genome shotgun sequence genome has a window encoding:
- the LOC113710492 gene encoding berberine bridge enzyme-like 21: MFPFLLLLLSFITLSSQPFSATSDTIHDNFAYCLTRNGIPSNQISKILYSPSNASFSSVLDAYVRNKRLNTPTTRKPSIIVTPLQVQHVQAAILCTKGTGLQLNIRSGGHDFEGLSYVSDVPFIILDLFNLRSINVDTATETAWVQAGATLGELYYRIWEKSNILGFPAGLCPTVGVGGHISGGGYGSLLRRYGLTVDNVLDAQIIDVNGRVLDRKAMGEDLFWAIRGGGGASFGVVLAYRIRLVRVPEIHTVFNVQKTEAENATDVLYKWQNVADKINNDLFIRVLVQPITGKVKGQKIIRLTFMGHFLGDANRLISVMNTGFPELGLKRSDCLETSWIDTMLWWYNYKIGTAKEVLLSRAYDQLIFLKRKSDYVQNPIPKDGLVSLFKKMVQLGKTGLVFNPYGGRMSEIPENETPFPHRAGIIFKIQYSVNWEDADPNLINQYVGEARNLYSFMTPFVSKNPRQAFLNYRDLDIGTTDNGKNRYNEGQVYGVKYFKNNFDRLVKVKTMVDPQNFFRNEQSIPTLNLQTSKGRKGRK; the protein is encoded by the coding sequence ATGttcccctttcttcttcttctcctttccTTTATCACTCTCAGTTCACAACCATTTTCAGCAACTTCAGATACCATCCATGACAATTTTGCATATTGTCTAACAAGAAACGGAATCCCAAGTAACCAGATCTCTAAAATTCTGTATAGCCCATCAAACGCTTCATTCAGTTCTGTTTTAGATGCCTATGTTCGAAACAAGAGGCTCAACACTCCAACTACTCGAAAACCATCCATAATTGTCACACCCTTGCAAGTTCAACATGTCCAAGCTGCCATTCTGTGCACTAAAGGAACAGGGCTGCAACTAAATATCCGAAGCGGCGGTCATGATTTTGAAGGTCTTTCATATGTTTCCGATGTCCCTTTCATCATTCTTGACCTGTTTAATCTGAGGTCCATTAATGTTGATACTGCAACTGAAACTGCTTGGGTACAAGCCGGCGCGACGCTTGGGGAACTGTACTACAGAATTTGGGAGAAGAGTAATATACTTGGATTTCCGGCTGGACTTTGCCCAACCGTTGGAGTTGGTGGACACATAAGTGGTGGTGGCTACGGTTCACTGTTGCGAAGATATGGCCTGACGGTGGATAATGTTCTTGATGCACAGATTATCGATGTTAACGGCCGGGTTTTGGATAGAAAAGCAATGGGAGAAGATCTGTTTTGGGCTAttagaggtggtggtggtgctaGTTTTGGTGTTGTTTTGGCATATAGAATCAGGTTAGTCAGAGTGCCAGAAATTCACACTGTTTTTAATGTGCAGAAGACTGAGGCAGAGAATGCAACAGATGTTCTTTACAAATGGCAAAATGTTGCTGACAAAATTAACAACGATCTGTTTATTAGAGTTCTTGTGCAGCCCATTACTGGAAAAGTAAAGGGTCAGAAAATCATTAGATTGACATTCATGGGACATTTCCTTGGAGATGCAAACAGATTGATCTCTGTTATGAATACTGGATTTCCTGAACTGGGATTGAAGAGAAGTGATTGTTTGGAAACAAGTTGGATTGATACGATGCTCTGGTGGTATAACTACAAGATTGGGACAGCAAAGGAAGTACTATTGAGCAGGGCTTATGATCAATTGATCTTCTTGAAGAGAAAGTCAGATTATGTACAGAACCCCATTCCTAAAGATGGATTAGTATCACTGTTCAAGAAAATGGTTCAGCTTGGAAAAACAGGACTTGTTTTCAATCCTTATGGTGGAAGAATGAGCGAAATTCCTGAGAATGAAACACCATTTCCTCATAGGGCAGGGATCATTTTCAAGATTCAGTATTCAGTAAATTGGGAAGATGCAGATCCTAATTTAATCAATCAATATGTGGGGGAAGCAAGAAATTTGTACAGTTTCATGACCCCTTTTGTGTCAAAGAATCCCAGGCAGGCTTTTCTCAATTATAGGGACCTTGATATTGGAACCACCGACAACGGTAAGAATAGGTACAATGAAGGACAAGTTTATGGGGTCAAGTATTTCAAGAATAATTTTGATAGATTGGTGAAGGTGAAGACTATGGTGGATCCACAAAATTTCTTCAGGAATGAACAGAGCATCCCTACTTTGAACCTTCAGACCTCTAAAGGGAGGAAGGGAAGAAAGTAA